In the Arthrobacter sp. 31Y genome, one interval contains:
- a CDS encoding cupin domain-containing protein, with translation MSISAENTTHESVAAAHVVPEPTPEEAAQLEQLYKDFAAGNMVPLWTEIGDLMPMVPTPKAVPHVWRWNDLYPLAARAGDLVPVGRGGERRAIALANPGLAGTPYATPTLWAAIQYLGPHEVAPEHRHSQNAFRFVVEGEGVWTVVNGDPVAMRRGDFLLTPGWNFHGHHNDTDQPMAWIDGLDIPFVHYADAGFFEFGTERVTDEATPDISRSERLWAHPGLRPLSGLDDTTNSPIAAYRWEHTDAALREQLLLEDEGHPATVSQGHAAVRYSNPTTGGDVMPTIRAEFHRLRAGASTEPLREVGSSVWQVFEGTGTVILNGETKQLAKGDLFVVPSWQEWSLTADTDQPGFDLFRFSDAPIFERLNFNRSYTEGRK, from the coding sequence GTGTCAATCAGCGCCGAGAACACGACTCATGAATCTGTGGCCGCCGCGCATGTTGTGCCGGAGCCCACTCCGGAGGAAGCTGCCCAGTTGGAGCAGCTCTACAAGGACTTCGCTGCCGGGAACATGGTGCCGTTGTGGACGGAGATCGGTGATTTGATGCCGATGGTCCCCACCCCGAAGGCTGTCCCGCATGTGTGGCGCTGGAATGATTTGTACCCGTTGGCTGCCCGTGCCGGGGATCTGGTTCCGGTGGGCCGGGGTGGGGAACGCCGCGCGATTGCCCTGGCGAACCCGGGCCTTGCTGGCACCCCGTACGCGACTCCGACGTTGTGGGCCGCGATCCAGTACCTGGGCCCGCACGAAGTGGCACCGGAGCACCGTCATTCGCAGAACGCGTTCCGGTTTGTGGTGGAGGGTGAGGGTGTGTGGACTGTGGTGAACGGGGATCCGGTGGCGATGCGCCGCGGTGATTTCCTGTTGACCCCGGGCTGGAACTTCCACGGCCACCACAATGACACCGACCAGCCCATGGCGTGGATCGACGGCCTCGACATCCCCTTCGTGCATTATGCTGATGCCGGGTTCTTCGAGTTCGGCACCGAACGCGTCACCGACGAAGCGACCCCGGACATTTCCCGTTCCGAACGGCTCTGGGCACACCCGGGCCTCCGCCCCCTCTCGGGTCTCGATGACACCACGAACTCCCCCATCGCGGCGTACCGCTGGGAACACACCGACGCAGCCCTTCGTGAACAGCTGTTGTTGGAGGATGAGGGTCACCCGGCCACCGTGTCCCAGGGCCATGCCGCTGTCCGGTACTCGAACCCGACCACTGGTGGGGACGTCATGCCCACCATCCGGGCCGAGTTCCACCGCCTCCGTGCCGGCGCTTCCACCGAGCCGCTCCGCGAGGTCGGCTCCAGTGTTTGGCAGGTCTTCGAAGGCACCGGCACCGTGATCTTAAACGGCGAAACCAAACAGCTGGCCAAGGGTGACCTGTTCGTGGTCCCGTCCTGGCAGGAATGGTCCCTGACCGCCGACACGGACCAGCCAGGGTTTGACCTGTTCCGCTTCAGCGACGCCCCCATCTTCGAACGACTGAACTTCAACCGCAGCTACACCGAAGGACGCAAGTAA
- a CDS encoding SDR family NAD(P)-dependent oxidoreductase produces the protein MTPDSTAPPLRLAGKITVITGIASGQGRAAAILFARQGATVVGCDLDLEGAKATVETIRAEGGQADEAHGVDLTNEASVLEWANFVLHEHGRVDVLYANAAATRFAALEDISYEDWTWNFRHEVDVVFLPVRHFWPLLSKAGQSAVVLVGSTAGVTGSVTNGRLAHTATKGSVVAMTKQLAAEGAPRGIRVNCVSPGMIRTPATEADLLAGDHPMRRIAAHIPLGRVGEAGEVAACALFLASDDASYVTGANLMVDGGWSAILPG, from the coding sequence ATGACACCCGATAGCACCGCACCGCCGCTCCGACTCGCAGGAAAGATAACGGTGATCACCGGCATCGCGTCAGGGCAAGGCCGGGCGGCAGCCATACTGTTTGCCCGTCAGGGAGCAACCGTGGTGGGGTGCGATCTAGATCTTGAAGGGGCAAAGGCCACGGTGGAAACGATCCGTGCCGAGGGTGGCCAGGCGGATGAGGCTCACGGTGTTGACCTGACCAACGAGGCTTCCGTGCTCGAATGGGCGAATTTCGTGCTCCATGAGCATGGCCGCGTAGATGTGCTTTACGCCAATGCTGCCGCCACTCGCTTCGCGGCGTTGGAGGACATCAGCTACGAGGACTGGACGTGGAATTTCCGGCACGAGGTAGACGTCGTCTTCCTTCCTGTGCGGCACTTCTGGCCGCTGCTCAGCAAGGCCGGCCAATCCGCCGTCGTACTTGTCGGCTCCACGGCAGGAGTGACCGGCTCGGTCACCAATGGTCGGCTGGCGCACACAGCAACCAAGGGTTCCGTCGTGGCCATGACCAAGCAACTCGCTGCGGAAGGGGCTCCCCGAGGGATCCGCGTGAACTGCGTCAGCCCCGGCATGATCCGCACCCCGGCCACCGAAGCGGACCTTCTGGCCGGAGACCATCCCATGCGAAGGATTGCTGCGCACATCCCCCTCGGGCGGGTAGGTGAAGCGGGGGAGGTGGCCGCATGTGCGCTGTTCCTCGCCTCAGATGACGCTTCCTACGTCACCGGCGCGAACCTCATGGTCGACGGCGGCTGGTCGGCTATTCTGCCCGGTTGA
- a CDS encoding maleylpyruvate isomerase family mycothiol-dependent enzyme → MAARHDQTTDPGLQENLLQARRGTAFFARKLNELTDAELDGDTLLPDWNRRHVVSHVGYNARAIARLVEWAATGVETPMYPSPEARNHEINFGATLSPIALRNLFDHSAVHLSVEWRDLPDANWANEVRTAQGRTVPASETVWMRTREVWVHAIDLANGATFNDIPTTVLERLLKDITSAWKTRGTNTGLLIKTTNTAGNGTELMFGDTTATDPTIITGPLPAVVEWATGRGRNGITALGAATATVPAAPTWI, encoded by the coding sequence ATGGCAGCCCGCCACGACCAAACCACCGATCCGGGCCTGCAGGAAAACCTCCTGCAGGCCCGGCGGGGCACCGCGTTCTTCGCCCGCAAACTCAACGAACTCACCGACGCAGAACTCGACGGCGACACCCTCCTTCCGGACTGGAACCGCCGCCACGTGGTGTCGCACGTGGGCTACAACGCCCGCGCGATCGCCCGGCTGGTCGAATGGGCAGCCACCGGAGTCGAAACACCCATGTATCCCTCCCCCGAGGCACGGAACCACGAAATCAACTTCGGGGCCACGCTGTCTCCGATTGCGCTGAGGAACCTGTTCGACCACTCCGCCGTGCACCTGTCCGTGGAATGGCGCGACCTGCCCGACGCGAACTGGGCCAACGAAGTCCGCACCGCCCAAGGCCGCACAGTCCCCGCCTCCGAAACCGTCTGGATGCGCACCCGCGAAGTATGGGTCCACGCCATCGACCTGGCCAACGGAGCCACCTTCAACGACATCCCCACCACAGTCCTCGAACGACTCCTCAAAGACATCACCAGCGCCTGGAAAACCCGCGGCACAAACACCGGACTCCTCATCAAAACCACCAACACCGCCGGGAACGGCACCGAACTCATGTTCGGCGACACCACCGCCACAGACCCAACGATCATCACCGGCCCCCTGCCCGCCGTCGTCGAATGGGCCACAGGCCGCGGCAGAAACGGGATCACAGCCTTGGGGGCAGCAACCGCTACCGTCCCAGCAGCACCGACGTGGATCTGA
- a CDS encoding FAD-dependent oxidoreductase — protein MPEYATSTDVLVVGGGMAGLAGALALRENGANVTLVERAPEFGEVGAGLQMAPNASRVLKRWGLMEKALEIGVQPKHLVFRDAITGEELTRQSLRGEFEERYGAPYVVIHRSDLHRILLEGCEAAGVKLINDVMVESVETVNGRGVAHTEAGVDYEADVVIGADGLKSTLRPLVASDKPVSSAYVAYRGTVPITPETPATDLEDVVVYLGPDCHLVQYPLRKGELLNTVAVFKSPSFERGEEQYGGVDELQAAYKDCIPAVQAALANLGTGIRWPMYDRDPIENWIAGRMVLMGDAAHPMLQYLAQGACQALEDAAVLQDVTVGTVFSAEGTNPAAWDEAIAAFNSARAARTARVQRSARVWGESWHVSGLARTLRNLLFKSRTDNDFQYNDWLYSQAGEGLPAQEAPRVASQLPAWL, from the coding sequence ATGCCTGAGTACGCCACGTCCACCGATGTCCTGGTTGTGGGAGGGGGCATGGCCGGCCTTGCAGGTGCCCTGGCCCTCCGCGAAAACGGTGCCAACGTCACGCTGGTAGAACGGGCGCCCGAGTTCGGCGAGGTAGGCGCCGGTCTGCAGATGGCACCGAATGCCTCCCGTGTCCTGAAGCGCTGGGGCCTCATGGAAAAGGCGCTGGAGATCGGCGTGCAGCCCAAACACTTGGTCTTCCGTGACGCGATCACCGGCGAGGAGCTCACCCGGCAGTCCCTGAGAGGCGAGTTCGAGGAACGCTACGGCGCCCCGTACGTGGTCATTCACCGCAGCGACCTACACCGCATCCTCCTCGAAGGATGTGAAGCTGCCGGCGTGAAGCTGATCAACGACGTCATGGTGGAAAGCGTGGAAACCGTGAACGGCCGCGGCGTAGCGCACACAGAAGCTGGCGTGGATTATGAAGCGGACGTGGTGATCGGAGCCGACGGGCTGAAGTCCACGCTTCGTCCATTGGTGGCTTCTGACAAGCCTGTTTCCTCGGCCTACGTTGCCTACCGCGGCACCGTTCCCATTACCCCCGAGACTCCGGCGACCGACCTTGAGGACGTGGTGGTTTACCTCGGCCCGGATTGCCACTTGGTGCAGTACCCGCTGCGTAAGGGCGAGTTGCTGAATACTGTGGCTGTTTTCAAATCGCCGTCTTTTGAGCGGGGCGAAGAGCAGTATGGTGGTGTGGACGAGCTCCAGGCCGCCTACAAGGACTGCATCCCGGCTGTGCAGGCGGCACTCGCGAACCTCGGCACCGGCATCCGCTGGCCCATGTACGATCGCGACCCGATCGAAAACTGGATCGCCGGCCGCATGGTCCTCATGGGCGACGCCGCCCACCCCATGCTCCAGTACCTCGCGCAGGGCGCCTGCCAAGCACTCGAAGACGCCGCCGTGCTTCAGGACGTCACCGTAGGTACCGTCTTTTCCGCCGAGGGCACCAACCCTGCGGCGTGGGATGAGGCTATTGCCGCGTTCAACTCCGCACGTGCCGCTCGTACCGCACGAGTCCAGCGTTCCGCCCGCGTGTGGGGCGAGTCGTGGCACGTTTCGGGCCTGGCCCGGACCCTGCGCAATCTGCTCTTCAAGAGCCGGACGGACAACGACTTCCAGTACAACGACTGGTTGTATAGCCAGGCCGGTGAGGGCTTGCCGGCACAGGAAGCGCCGCGGGTCGCCAGCCAACTGCCTGCCTGGCTCTGA
- a CDS encoding fumarylacetoacetate hydrolase family protein → MRLLTLRTPDGTKAVRQDGNTLTEIPGFADVGALLADPAWETTAAAANGATHALDGADLAAVVPAPGKIICVGHNYRNHIKEMGRDIPEHPTLFAKYTESLIGPNDDLALPQESDTVDWEAELAVIIGKKGRRIPEADAADHIAGYAVLNDISMRDYQFRTIQWLQGKTWENSTPFGPALVTRDEFTVGPLMTSAVDGEIQQSTPTGDLVFTPEFLVSYISTIITLNPGDVIATGTPGGVGHAQDPKRYLQEGQLLVTTIEGLGQLNNRVVKEA, encoded by the coding sequence ATGAGACTCCTCACCCTCCGCACTCCCGATGGAACGAAGGCCGTCCGCCAGGACGGGAACACCCTCACCGAAATCCCCGGGTTCGCCGACGTCGGCGCGCTCCTGGCAGACCCCGCCTGGGAAACCACCGCCGCGGCGGCCAACGGCGCAACGCACGCGCTCGACGGCGCGGACCTGGCCGCCGTCGTGCCCGCACCGGGGAAGATCATCTGCGTGGGCCACAACTACCGCAACCACATCAAGGAAATGGGGAGGGACATCCCCGAACACCCCACCCTGTTTGCGAAGTACACCGAATCCCTCATCGGCCCGAACGATGACCTGGCGTTGCCGCAGGAATCGGACACCGTGGACTGGGAAGCCGAACTCGCCGTAATCATCGGCAAGAAGGGCCGCCGCATCCCCGAAGCCGACGCCGCGGACCACATCGCCGGATACGCGGTCCTGAACGACATCAGCATGCGCGACTACCAGTTCCGCACCATCCAATGGCTCCAAGGCAAAACCTGGGAGAACTCCACCCCGTTCGGCCCAGCCCTGGTCACCCGCGACGAATTCACTGTTGGCCCGCTCATGACCTCCGCCGTGGACGGGGAAATCCAGCAGTCCACCCCCACCGGGGACCTCGTCTTCACCCCCGAATTCCTGGTCTCCTACATTTCCACGATCATCACCCTGAACCCCGGGGACGTGATCGCGACCGGCACCCCCGGCGGCGTCGGCCACGCCCAGGACCCCAAAAGGTACCTGCAAGAAGGCCAGCTCCTGGTCACCACCATCGAGGGCCTCGGCCAACTGAACAACCGCGTGGTCAAGGAAGCCTGA
- the mtr gene encoding mycothione reductase — protein sequence MQTPASKTAVDRHYDLVIIGTGSGNSIPGPEFEDQSIAIIEKASFGGTCLNVGCIPTKMYVHTADVALQTAESGRLGLEAEVNSVDWPGMVSRIFENRVDAISAAGDEYRRGPKTPNIDVYDQHAVFVGERTLRTGQGAHQKTISGDRVVIAAGSRPVIPEAIDASGVRYHTNEDIMRLTRLPKSLVIIGGGYIAMEFAHVFDALGTDVTIIARSTLLRNLDPDLHDPFNKLAADRFDVRFGRTTIGADQTGDGITVRLDDGSSATGEVLLVAAGRIPNGDLLDLPSGGIEITNDGRVKVDEYGRSSSAAGVWALGDVSSPYMLKHVANAEMRAVRHNLLNPGNLQKMPHSHVPAAVFTHPQIATVGMTESQARKHGHNVTVKVQDYGDVAYGWAMEDTTGICKLIADQDTGKLLGAHYMGPQASTLIQQMITVLAFDLDVRQFAAKQYWIHPALPEVTENALLGLTFNQPDHADNTSAHVDHQGR from the coding sequence GTGCAGACCCCTGCCAGCAAGACTGCCGTAGACCGGCACTACGACCTGGTGATCATCGGCACCGGATCCGGGAACTCCATTCCCGGGCCTGAGTTCGAGGACCAATCGATCGCCATCATTGAGAAGGCTTCCTTCGGCGGGACATGCCTAAACGTAGGCTGCATCCCCACGAAGATGTACGTGCACACCGCCGACGTCGCCCTGCAGACCGCGGAGTCCGGAAGGCTGGGCTTGGAGGCCGAGGTCAACTCCGTCGACTGGCCGGGCATGGTGAGCCGCATCTTCGAGAACCGCGTCGACGCCATCTCCGCTGCCGGTGATGAATATCGCCGGGGCCCAAAGACCCCCAACATCGACGTCTACGACCAGCACGCCGTCTTCGTCGGAGAACGCACCTTGCGCACCGGCCAAGGGGCCCACCAGAAAACCATCTCTGGTGACCGAGTCGTCATCGCCGCGGGCTCCCGGCCCGTCATTCCCGAGGCCATCGATGCCTCCGGCGTGCGGTACCACACCAACGAGGACATCATGCGGCTTACGCGGCTACCAAAGTCATTGGTGATCATTGGCGGAGGCTACATTGCCATGGAGTTCGCCCACGTCTTCGATGCCCTTGGCACGGACGTCACCATCATCGCCCGCTCCACGCTCCTGCGGAACCTCGATCCGGACCTGCATGACCCGTTCAACAAACTGGCTGCCGACCGCTTCGATGTCCGGTTCGGCAGGACCACCATCGGCGCCGATCAGACGGGGGACGGTATTACCGTCAGGCTCGACGACGGCTCTTCCGCCACCGGGGAGGTGCTGCTGGTAGCCGCCGGGCGCATCCCCAACGGAGACCTGTTGGATCTGCCCTCCGGTGGGATCGAAATAACGAACGACGGGCGCGTCAAGGTCGACGAGTACGGCCGGTCCAGCTCCGCCGCGGGCGTATGGGCTCTTGGCGACGTCTCCTCGCCCTACATGCTCAAGCACGTAGCCAACGCCGAGATGCGCGCTGTGCGCCACAATCTGCTGAACCCGGGAAATCTTCAGAAGATGCCTCACAGCCATGTCCCCGCAGCCGTCTTCACACACCCCCAGATTGCCACGGTGGGTATGACCGAATCCCAAGCCCGCAAACACGGCCATAACGTCACCGTCAAAGTCCAGGACTATGGGGACGTGGCCTATGGCTGGGCCATGGAAGACACCACCGGCATCTGCAAGCTCATTGCCGATCAGGACACCGGCAAACTCCTCGGTGCGCACTATATGGGCCCGCAAGCATCAACCTTGATCCAGCAAATGATCACCGTCCTGGCCTTCGACCTCGACGTCCGCCAGTTCGCAGCCAAGCAATACTGGATCCATCCCGCTTTACCCGAAGTCACGGAAAACGCCCTGCTGGGGCTCACTTTCAATCAACCGGATCACGCCGACAACACTTCAGCGCACGTCGACCACCAAGGCAGGTAA
- a CDS encoding IclR family transcriptional regulator → MQNKPRSETSRKPLQKRPTYSIEAVDNALQLLQLLRDGGALRLKDAAAELGVAPSTAHRLLAMLVYRGFAVQDESRRYVPGPAMGVGPAGLSWTRLLRDLAQPHMELLSSRLDETVNLMVRVGTKVRFLATVEGGNVLRIGDRQGTVMPANKTSGGKAMLAELESPMIEQLFRSHNAEISGDTIPDSEFPAFLRELETTRNRGFAANFEGTEEGVSALGIAVHNRHGRVVGALSVATPATRFRKVFDTGLVGALRETCRQLEVDIAANPADAEQ, encoded by the coding sequence GTGCAGAACAAACCCAGATCCGAGACCAGTCGGAAACCACTGCAGAAGCGGCCCACGTATTCCATCGAGGCCGTGGACAACGCCCTGCAGCTCCTTCAATTGCTCCGGGACGGGGGCGCGCTGCGCCTCAAGGACGCAGCGGCAGAGCTTGGGGTGGCCCCGTCAACGGCCCACCGGCTCCTGGCAATGCTCGTTTACCGGGGCTTCGCCGTGCAGGATGAGAGCCGCCGCTACGTTCCAGGCCCGGCAATGGGCGTGGGGCCGGCCGGACTTAGCTGGACCCGGCTGCTGCGGGACCTCGCGCAGCCCCACATGGAACTGCTGTCTTCGCGGCTTGATGAGACGGTCAACCTGATGGTCCGCGTCGGCACCAAGGTCCGCTTCCTCGCCACAGTGGAGGGCGGCAACGTCTTGCGGATCGGGGATCGCCAAGGCACGGTGATGCCGGCCAACAAGACGTCAGGCGGCAAGGCGATGCTTGCCGAACTCGAGTCGCCCATGATTGAGCAACTCTTCCGGAGCCACAACGCCGAGATCAGCGGCGACACCATTCCCGACAGCGAATTTCCTGCCTTCCTTCGCGAGTTGGAGACCACCAGGAACAGAGGATTCGCGGCTAATTTTGAGGGCACCGAGGAAGGTGTGAGCGCCCTGGGCATCGCCGTCCACAACCGGCATGGCAGAGTGGTCGGAGCTTTGAGCGTCGCCACGCCTGCCACGCGGTTCCGGAAAGTGTTCGACACCGGATTGGTCGGCGCCCTGCGCGAAACCTGCCGCCAGTTGGAAGTCGATATCGCAGCCAACCCCGCCGATGCGGAGCAATAG
- a CDS encoding MFS transporter, with translation MNHTVPAAESRRSSSGTVAGDVPTTHGVPRFSRGSALAVLVCWLLVVFDGYDLIVYGTVQSSLISDTGWGLSKAIAGTIGSMAFLGMMIGAIFAGRMADSWGRRKTILGCAIVFSIFTILCAFAPNAAVFGALRLLAGIGLGGLVPSANALVAELVPTKWRSTIATLMMSGVPIGGSIAALVGIPLIPAFGWEAMFLVAVLALVIVVPLGLKYIPETLARPGSASKASKNSAGFGTLLRAPYLGVSVLFALATIATLFAWYGLGTWLPNLMQLAGYNLGSALTFALALNLGAVAGSVLTAWAGTRFGPIPTAIAAAAVAAVGLAALLVSPPVTVVYLALVLAGVGTHGTQCLIIAAVASHYPDHLRGTALGWALGTGRIGAVVAPQVGGLLLAAGLGVNSNFLAFAGAAAIAAVLLAAVGLKIKSTNSQGANNA, from the coding sequence ATGAATCACACAGTTCCCGCTGCAGAGTCGCGGCGGTCATCATCCGGAACAGTCGCCGGCGACGTTCCCACCACTCACGGCGTCCCGCGCTTCTCCAGGGGCTCGGCACTAGCCGTCCTGGTCTGCTGGCTGCTGGTGGTCTTCGACGGCTACGACCTCATTGTCTACGGCACGGTGCAGTCCTCCCTGATTTCCGACACTGGGTGGGGGCTGAGCAAGGCTATCGCCGGGACCATTGGCTCCATGGCGTTCTTGGGCATGATGATCGGTGCAATCTTCGCCGGTCGTATGGCCGACTCCTGGGGGCGTCGCAAGACCATTCTCGGATGCGCGATCGTCTTCTCGATCTTCACCATCCTCTGCGCCTTTGCACCCAACGCGGCCGTGTTTGGTGCTCTGCGACTGCTCGCCGGCATCGGGCTCGGGGGCTTGGTGCCGTCCGCCAACGCATTGGTGGCCGAGCTGGTTCCCACCAAGTGGCGCTCCACTATTGCCACGCTCATGATGTCCGGCGTCCCGATCGGCGGCTCAATCGCAGCGCTCGTAGGCATCCCGCTGATTCCCGCGTTCGGTTGGGAGGCCATGTTCCTTGTGGCCGTGCTGGCACTAGTGATCGTGGTGCCGCTGGGCTTGAAGTACATTCCGGAGACACTGGCCCGCCCCGGATCCGCAAGCAAAGCGTCCAAGAACTCCGCTGGTTTCGGAACCCTGCTCCGCGCACCCTACCTGGGCGTCAGCGTGCTGTTCGCGTTGGCCACCATTGCCACGCTCTTCGCCTGGTATGGCTTGGGCACGTGGCTGCCCAACCTGATGCAGCTGGCCGGCTACAACCTGGGATCGGCGCTGACGTTCGCACTAGCCCTGAACCTCGGTGCCGTCGCCGGATCGGTCCTCACAGCGTGGGCCGGCACGCGCTTCGGTCCGATTCCGACGGCGATAGCGGCAGCAGCCGTCGCCGCCGTCGGACTTGCTGCCCTCCTTGTCAGCCCACCCGTCACAGTTGTTTATCTCGCCTTGGTGCTCGCCGGCGTCGGAACCCACGGCACGCAGTGCCTCATCATCGCCGCAGTCGCCAGTCACTATCCCGACCATTTGCGGGGGACCGCGCTCGGCTGGGCCCTCGGTACCGGCCGCATCGGCGCCGTCGTTGCGCCGCAGGTGGGAGGGCTCCTCCTGGCAGCCGGGCTGGGTGTCAACTCCAACTTCCTCGCGTTCGCCGGTGCCGCCGCCATCGCAGCGGTCCTGTTGGCCGCCGTCGGACTCAAAATCAAATCCACCAACTCCCAAGGAGCAAACAATGCCTGA
- a CDS encoding SDR family NAD(P)-dependent oxidoreductase, translated as MTDRTVVITGANGGQGLAETLMFARAGGVVIATDLTAEPSPAVAEAVKEHAGRIVYRQLDVRLPEEWAALARFIRDEYGCLDGLVNNAGITRRSRLLDATPADLAAVSEVNVTGALLGMQACVPLMASGASIVNVGSVAALSGHYPVAYTASKWALRGLTIAAATELGPQGIRVNSVHPGFIETPMTAGANPAFREATINETPLGRTGTPEEVAAVVLFLLSPMAAFVTGVDLPVDGGQSSHGGAKSVSDALR; from the coding sequence ATGACTGACCGGACCGTGGTGATAACGGGCGCTAATGGCGGTCAAGGCCTGGCGGAAACCTTGATGTTCGCTAGGGCCGGGGGTGTAGTGATCGCGACGGACCTCACCGCGGAACCGTCCCCTGCCGTGGCGGAGGCGGTGAAGGAGCACGCCGGGCGCATCGTGTACCGGCAGCTGGACGTCAGGCTGCCCGAAGAATGGGCGGCATTGGCCCGGTTCATCCGTGATGAGTACGGCTGCCTTGATGGTTTGGTCAACAACGCCGGCATCACCCGCCGCAGCCGCCTCCTTGACGCCACACCAGCAGACCTTGCCGCGGTATCGGAAGTGAACGTGACGGGTGCCCTGCTGGGCATGCAGGCCTGCGTCCCCTTGATGGCGTCAGGGGCCTCGATAGTCAATGTAGGCTCGGTGGCAGCCCTCAGCGGGCACTATCCGGTGGCCTACACCGCCAGCAAATGGGCTCTCCGGGGACTCACCATTGCCGCCGCAACAGAGCTCGGGCCGCAGGGTATCCGGGTCAACTCGGTTCATCCAGGATTCATCGAGACCCCGATGACGGCAGGGGCAAACCCTGCGTTCAGGGAAGCGACCATCAACGAGACCCCACTTGGCCGCACCGGAACACCTGAGGAGGTGGCCGCCGTCGTGCTTTTCCTCCTTAGTCCCATGGCAGCTTTTGTCACCGGTGTGGACCTCCCAGTAGACGGTGGTCAAAGCAGCCACGGCGGGGCGAAATCAGTCTCCGACGCCCTTCGCTGA
- a CDS encoding LysR family transcriptional regulator, producing MKNLDLNLLPQLQVLLELRNVSRAAERLQLSQPATSAAMARLRRHFDDELLVRNGRTYDLTPFAQSLVPLVDEAMLHVQRATRIRSGFDPATSEREFVIAASDYAAALIVGPLRGILQQEAPHVVVDFVPTSGLRGDLAEYSRMDLLVGPTGYRMKGDSKQLFRDSFVAVADAGNPLLTLPALTLEDLVEVPHAVGYFGEGISTPADKLFESRGVRRRVAAVVAGFLSLPLLVEGTDLVALVPRMLASRAQRGASIEVLEFAEELEAALVEAMYWHPSQTEDPASVWLRSVVQRACSQLHEIFPVMAHPVIVTPVPAS from the coding sequence ATGAAGAACCTGGACTTGAACCTGTTGCCCCAACTACAGGTCCTGTTGGAGCTGCGGAATGTTTCCCGGGCAGCGGAACGGCTCCAGCTCAGCCAGCCGGCCACCAGTGCGGCGATGGCCAGGCTCAGAAGGCATTTCGACGACGAACTGCTGGTTCGCAATGGCCGCACCTACGATCTCACTCCCTTTGCGCAGTCGTTGGTCCCGCTGGTTGATGAAGCTATGCTTCACGTCCAGCGGGCCACACGCATTCGATCCGGCTTTGATCCCGCGACGAGCGAAAGGGAGTTTGTTATTGCTGCGTCCGACTATGCTGCCGCGCTCATCGTGGGGCCGCTGCGCGGCATCCTGCAGCAGGAAGCGCCACATGTGGTGGTGGACTTCGTGCCCACATCGGGCCTGCGGGGCGACCTGGCTGAGTACTCCCGGATGGACCTGTTGGTGGGGCCCACCGGTTACCGCATGAAGGGTGATTCCAAGCAGCTCTTCCGTGACAGCTTCGTGGCTGTGGCAGACGCGGGAAATCCACTCCTCACCTTGCCCGCACTGACGTTGGAGGACCTTGTTGAAGTTCCCCACGCCGTCGGGTATTTCGGTGAGGGCATCAGCACGCCGGCGGACAAATTGTTCGAGTCCCGCGGAGTCCGACGTCGTGTGGCGGCCGTGGTGGCGGGCTTCCTGTCGCTGCCGCTGCTGGTTGAGGGCACGGACTTGGTGGCCTTGGTTCCGCGCATGCTGGCATCGAGGGCGCAGCGCGGGGCATCCATTGAGGTTCTTGAATTTGCCGAGGAGTTGGAAGCCGCTTTGGTGGAGGCGATGTACTGGCATCCATCCCAGACAGAGGATCCCGCAAGCGTATGGCTCCGCTCTGTGGTGCAGCGAGCCTGTTCGCAGCTTCATGAGATCTTTCCCGTGATGGCCCATCCGGTCATCGTCACGCCAGTTCCTGCCAGCTGA